A single genomic interval of Lucilia cuprina isolate Lc7/37 chromosome 2, ASM2204524v1, whole genome shotgun sequence harbors:
- the LOC111682916 gene encoding homeobox protein Mohawk, translating into MEKSNRPQRNRRHSRRAWPPEDDLHYPRPAKRLFTPEIKRMLKEWLVRRRENPYPSREEKKRLAIETGLTYTQICNWFANWRRKLKNSEREKSKKSWGHLIKHYNNNAKGNVEQFSISSEDSIWEEEQEQQRRNRMNERALKGVDYDEEYEDDDDSSLCDIEGSNESSTDIE; encoded by the exons atggaaaaatcgAATCGACCTCAGCGTAATCGTCGTCATAGTAG ACGAGCCTGGCCACCAGAAGATGATTTACATTATCCACGTCCAGCCAAACGTTTATTTACGCCCGAAATCAAGCGTATGCTTAAAGAATGGCTAGTAAGACGACGTGAAAATCCCTATCCTAGTCGAGAGGAGAAGAAACGTTTAGCCATCGAGACTGGTCTGACGTATACACAAATCTGTAATTGGTTTGCCAATTGGAGGCGTAAACTGAAAAATTCCGaaagagaaaaatcaaaaaaatcttgGGGTCATTTAATCAAACACTATAATAACAATGCCAAGGGAAATGTAGAACAATTTAGTATATCATCGGAGGACAGTATATGGGAAGAGGAACAAGAACAGCAAAGACGAAATCGAATGAATGAACGAGCATTAAAGGGCGTGGATTATGATGAGGAGTATGAGGATGATGATGATTCATCGTTATGTGATATAGAAGGATCTAATGAATCTTCCACCGATATAGAA